A genomic window from Corticium candelabrum chromosome 8, ooCorCand1.1, whole genome shotgun sequence includes:
- the LOC134183056 gene encoding mitochondrial fission regulator 1-like isoform X1 gives MDFPALFRLILSYLGIDLDNTGSSSAHHTRKRFASSGSLVRFIAFYLPLPAVRRPYVNFGQVCHGRQQFMSFADEDGPMIFANGFTSNDCQEVEFCDDDDSVCSEVSTIFSVSRSMKSTEINCAGAFRSSSPTPSTISQDPEAMAKISALEDQLACLRQQIALIITTQQPSLPSVMVCTPAPPPPPPPPPPPPPPVVAPAAQVSVIDIIKRNREHRKEKEEETDNMPALPNMADVLRDMNKVKLRSVARSPGGTPLRQRPRETQGNDPASLIAAALKRKFAHRHNESPDKENSHSNSPCSPQWDTKSPTSLGTVPFGRHLLNPINKGKMGQTVARQSPLKPVN, from the exons ATGGATTTTCCAGCATTATTTCGTCTCATTCTCAGCTATCTGGGCATAGATCTAGACAAT ACTGGAAGCTCTTCTGCTCATCATACTCGTAAGCGATTCGCCTCTAGCGGAAGTTTGGTGAGATTCATTGCGTTCTATTTACCTCTACCAGCTGTGAGAAGGCCTTATGTCAAC TTTGGTCAAGTTTGTCATGGGAGACAACAGTTTATGTCTTTTGCTGATGAAGATGGGCCTATGATATTTGCAAACGGATTCACTTCTAACGATTGTCAAGAGGTTGAGTTTTGTGATGACGACGATTCTGTGTGCAGTGAAGTCAGCACGATATTCTCTGTTAGCAGAAGTATGAAGTCTACTGAAATAAATTGTG CAGGCGCCTTTCGATCTTCATCTCCAACACCATCAACTATCAGTCAAGATCCTGAAGCGATGGCAAAAATCTCGGCTCTAGAAGATCAACTTGCTTGTCTTCGTCAGCAGATAGCTTTGatcatcacaacacaacagccgTCTCTTCCTTCTGTGATGGTGTGTACAccagctcctcctcctcctcctcctcctcctcctcctcctcctcctccagTTGTAGCTCCTGCAGCACAAGTTTCCGTCATTGACATCATCAAGAGAAACAGAGAGCATCGCAAAGAGAAGGaggaagagacagacaacatgccAGCACTGCCCAACATGGCAGACGTATTGAGAGACATGAATAAAGTCAAACTCAGAAGTGTAGCAAG GTCACCCGGTGGGACTCCTTTACGTCAGCGACCTAGAGAAACACAAGGCAACGATCCGGCATCTTTAATTGCTGCAGCCTTGAAAAGAAAGTTTGCCCATCGTCACAATGAGTCaccagacaaagaaaattCCCACAGCAACAGTCCTTGTTCTCCTCAATGGGACACTAAGTCTCCCACAAGTTTAGGAACGGTGCCATTTGGTCGCCATCTTCTCAACCCAATCAACAAAGGAAAGATGGGACAGACAGTTGCCAGGCAATCGCCGCTGAAACCTGTAAATTAG
- the LOC134183056 gene encoding mitochondrial fission regulator 1-like isoform X2, producing MDFPALFRLILSYLGIDLDNTGSSSAHHTRKRFASSGSLVRFIAFYLPLPAVRRPYVNFGQVCHGRQQFMSFADEDGPMIFANGFTSNDCQEVEFCDDDDSVCSEVSTIFSVSRTGAFRSSSPTPSTISQDPEAMAKISALEDQLACLRQQIALIITTQQPSLPSVMVCTPAPPPPPPPPPPPPPPVVAPAAQVSVIDIIKRNREHRKEKEEETDNMPALPNMADVLRDMNKVKLRSVARSPGGTPLRQRPRETQGNDPASLIAAALKRKFAHRHNESPDKENSHSNSPCSPQWDTKSPTSLGTVPFGRHLLNPINKGKMGQTVARQSPLKPVN from the exons ATGGATTTTCCAGCATTATTTCGTCTCATTCTCAGCTATCTGGGCATAGATCTAGACAAT ACTGGAAGCTCTTCTGCTCATCATACTCGTAAGCGATTCGCCTCTAGCGGAAGTTTGGTGAGATTCATTGCGTTCTATTTACCTCTACCAGCTGTGAGAAGGCCTTATGTCAAC TTTGGTCAAGTTTGTCATGGGAGACAACAGTTTATGTCTTTTGCTGATGAAGATGGGCCTATGATATTTGCAAACGGATTCACTTCTAACGATTGTCAAGAGGTTGAGTTTTGTGATGACGACGATTCTGTGTGCAGTGAAGTCAGCACGATATTCTCTGTTAGCAGAA CAGGCGCCTTTCGATCTTCATCTCCAACACCATCAACTATCAGTCAAGATCCTGAAGCGATGGCAAAAATCTCGGCTCTAGAAGATCAACTTGCTTGTCTTCGTCAGCAGATAGCTTTGatcatcacaacacaacagccgTCTCTTCCTTCTGTGATGGTGTGTACAccagctcctcctcctcctcctcctcctcctcctcctcctcctcctccagTTGTAGCTCCTGCAGCACAAGTTTCCGTCATTGACATCATCAAGAGAAACAGAGAGCATCGCAAAGAGAAGGaggaagagacagacaacatgccAGCACTGCCCAACATGGCAGACGTATTGAGAGACATGAATAAAGTCAAACTCAGAAGTGTAGCAAG GTCACCCGGTGGGACTCCTTTACGTCAGCGACCTAGAGAAACACAAGGCAACGATCCGGCATCTTTAATTGCTGCAGCCTTGAAAAGAAAGTTTGCCCATCGTCACAATGAGTCaccagacaaagaaaattCCCACAGCAACAGTCCTTGTTCTCCTCAATGGGACACTAAGTCTCCCACAAGTTTAGGAACGGTGCCATTTGGTCGCCATCTTCTCAACCCAATCAACAAAGGAAAGATGGGACAGACAGTTGCCAGGCAATCGCCGCTGAAACCTGTAAATTAG
- the LOC134183054 gene encoding ADP-ribosylation factor GTPase-activating protein 1-like: MASPRTRRVLKELQSQKDNKACFECGGSNPQWVSIKYGIFICLTCAGKHRSLGVHVSFVRSTTMDKWKDKELEKMKVGGNGKLKSFFNSRSDVTEDMSIQEKYNTRSAALYRDKIETESEGRTWVEATSPARHWNPPAIRSQLKESASSTATSSVSMSMGSDDITKQRDDFFKRIQEENAKRPDDIPPSQGGRYGGIGNPYIENKKKSTTADEFFDNTWSSMKSGWNSFTIGAQKLASTASEKAQKFGETMNESVFKPTAMKAAALKEKMKEKMAKSKTMDEDNEQDDDRDSQDDDDSDEVTTRREATKANDGKFFDSVQSSMSLFASKVASASSKGWSNFQKIFTDEPKNSEEENEEDEEVERQSEKQATTTTRTSGRDLIDWGENEWQSGGDEWSDNWTDSKSSRQTENQIDKKDEGLVDIDNWEKDSWLNDDWAPSNRKKTDQQLKETKSIKKHSRKEERKERKQEVTTDGEERKERSKEAKNESKTKQKRKSAGEMGVVKSDLINWDEGDKHGEASDDVTNPEWDDAKWENIDIKSGKSD, encoded by the exons ATGGCAAGTCCGAGAACGCGTCGAGTATTGAAGGAACTGCAAAGCCAGAAAGACAATAAA GCTTGTTTCGAGTGTGGAGGTTCCAACCCTCAATGGGTCTCTATAAAATACGGAATTTTTATATGTCTAACATGTGCTGGTAAACACAGAAGTCTAGGGGTGCACGTGAG TTTTGTGCGTTCAActacaatggacaaatggaagGATAAGGAATTAGAGAAGATGAAA GTTGGTGGAAATGGCAAGTTAAAGTCGTTCTTTAACTCTCGATCTGACGTCACAGAAGACATGAGCATTCAAGAGAAGTACAACACTCGCTCGGCTGCTTTGTATAGAgacaag ATCGAGACCGAGTCTGAGGGTCGTACCTGGGTAGAGGCAACGTCACCTGCCAGACATTGGAATCCTCCTGCTATTCGTTCTCAACTAAAAGAATCGGCATCATCAACAGCAACTTCAAGTGTGTCGATGTCAATGGGAAG TGACGATATTACTAAGCAGAGAGACGACTTCTTCAAACGAATTCAGGAAGAAAATGCCAAACGACCCGA TGACATTCCACCTAGTCAAGGAGGACGATATGGAGGAATAGGAAATCCGTACATTGAGAACAAAAAGAAATCAACAACTGCAG ATGAATTCTTTGACAACACGTGGTCATCTATGAAATCC gGCTGGAACTCGTTTACAATTGGAGCTCAGAAGTTAGCATCTACAGCCTCAGAAAAG GCCCAGAAGTTTGGAGAGACAATGAATGAATCTGTATTCAAACCAACAGCAATGAAA GCAGCTGCTTTGAAAGAAAAAATGAAAGAGAAAATGGCAAAGTCAAAGACGATGGATGAAGACAATGAACAAGATGACGACAGAGATAGccaagatgatgatgacagtgaTGAGGTAACCACGAGAAGAGAGGCCACTAAAGCTAATGATGGAAAATTCTTTGACTCAGTACAATCATCAATGTCACTTTTTGCTTCTAAG GTAGCATCTGCAAGCTCAAAGGGTTGGAGCAATTTTCAAAAAATATTCACAGATGAACCAAAGAATTCAGAGGAAGAGAATGAGGAAGATGAAGAAGTAGAAAGACAAAGCgaaaaacaagcaacaacaacaacaaggacATCAGGCAGGGATCTTATTGATTGGGGAGAAAATG AATGGCAGAGCGGTGGGGATGAGTGGAGTGACAATTGGACAGATAGTAAGAGCAGCCGACAGACTGAGAATCAGATTGATAAGAAAGATGAGGGATTGGTTGATATTGATAACTGGGAGAAAGACAGCTGGTTAAATGATGACTGGGCACCATCCAACAGGAAGAAAACCGACCAGCAGCTGAAGGAAACAAAAAGCATCAAAAAGCACAGCAGAAAAGAAGAGAGAAAGGAAAGGAAGCAAGAGGTGACTACAGATggagaagaaagaaaagagAGAAGCAAAGAAGCAAAGAATGAAAGCAAGACAAAACAGAAGAGGAAATCAGCAG GTGAGATGGGAGTTGTAAAGTCTGATCTGATTAATTGGGACGAAGGAGACAAACATGGAGAGGCAAGTGACGACGTGACAAACCCAGAATGGGACGATGCAAAATGggaaaatattgatatcaagtcTGGAAAGTCTGATTAA